The Streptomyces aurantiacus genome includes a region encoding these proteins:
- a CDS encoding N(5)-(carboxyethyl)ornithine synthase, with the protein MSLMSLGVLASSHKENEFRLPLHPAHLERIDPDVRAKIHLEEGYGERFGIGDDALRQLVAGLRTREQLLVESDVLLLPKPMHEDISQLREGQVLWGWPHCVQDERMTQTAIDRRLTLIAWEAMNHWTSTGAFSVHVFHKNNELAGYCSVMHALQLGGLTGSYGRRLRAVVISFGATARGAVTGLGAMGVSDVTVLTQRAAAAVASPMPSVVMGHFEEREDDPSRLQALTGLGPVPLAEYLAEFDIVVNCVRQDTDAPLMFVTEDELALFRPGTFFVDVACDEGMGFEWARPTTFGEPMPTVGPGCHYYGVDHSPSHLWDSATWEISEAVLPYLRTVMSGPESWQSDATVRNAIEIRDGVVLNPKIISFQRRSTVYPHTREVPAAPLPPAPLASVQPV; encoded by the coding sequence ATGAGTCTGATGAGTCTCGGAGTACTCGCCTCCTCCCACAAGGAGAACGAGTTCCGGCTGCCGTTGCATCCCGCTCACCTCGAGCGGATCGACCCGGACGTACGCGCGAAGATCCACCTCGAGGAGGGGTACGGCGAGCGGTTCGGCATCGGCGACGACGCGCTGCGGCAACTGGTGGCCGGGCTGCGCACCCGTGAGCAGCTCCTCGTCGAGTCCGACGTGCTGCTGCTCCCCAAGCCGATGCACGAGGACATCTCGCAACTGCGCGAGGGCCAGGTGCTGTGGGGCTGGCCGCACTGCGTGCAGGACGAGCGGATGACCCAGACCGCCATCGACCGACGGCTGACCCTCATCGCCTGGGAGGCCATGAACCACTGGACCTCCACGGGCGCCTTCAGCGTCCACGTGTTCCACAAGAACAACGAACTCGCCGGCTACTGCTCGGTGATGCACGCCCTGCAGCTCGGCGGGCTGACCGGCAGCTACGGCCGCCGTCTGCGCGCGGTGGTCATCAGCTTCGGCGCCACGGCGCGCGGGGCGGTCACGGGCCTGGGCGCCATGGGGGTCTCCGACGTCACGGTGCTCACCCAGCGTGCCGCGGCCGCCGTGGCCTCACCGATGCCCTCCGTGGTGATGGGCCACTTCGAGGAGCGGGAGGACGACCCTTCGCGTCTGCAGGCGCTCACCGGGCTCGGGCCCGTGCCGCTGGCGGAGTACCTGGCCGAGTTCGACATCGTCGTCAACTGCGTCCGGCAGGACACCGACGCACCACTGATGTTCGTCACCGAGGACGAGCTCGCGCTGTTCCGCCCGGGGACCTTCTTCGTCGACGTCGCCTGCGACGAGGGCATGGGCTTCGAATGGGCCCGGCCGACGACCTTCGGCGAGCCGATGCCCACGGTGGGACCCGGCTGCCACTACTACGGGGTGGACCACAGCCCGTCCCATCTGTGGGACTCGGCCACCTGGGAGATCAGCGAGGCGGTCCTGCCCTACCTGCGCACGGTCATGAGCGGTCCCGAGTCCTGGCAGAGCGACGCCACGGTCAGGAACGCCATCGAGATCCGCGACGGTGTCGTCCTGAACCCGAAGATCATCTCCTTCCAGCGCCGGTCGACCGTCTATCCGCACACCCGCGAGGTCCCGGCCGCTCCCCTCCCCCCGGCGCCGCTCGCCTCCGTGCAGCCGGTCTGA
- a CDS encoding bifunctional polysaccharide deacetylase/glycosyltransferase family 2 protein, whose amino-acid sequence MRGRHKQSRDPRGHWLLLILVLPAMFAALLFEGWTNHEVDAADTRSDCTSPAPDAVSGGGPVIGINRNGVQTGSMPARTVALTFDGGPDPRWTPRILDLLKQHRARATFFLLGSRAARHPDLVRRIRAEGHEIGSNTYTGAALGETSPLRFSAELDLTQSALAGTAGLRTNLLRMPRTTSPDTLCGREWTAARRATDQGYVLVAADKASRKPAQGLVRQLSQTATAYRETGKLLRNPGADRFTTVSAGLRLTPYEPVSVVERWRGTALIRATTLGRAFSNAMTWTLGIAGALGVLRLLLLVLFARAHVRRLERSRPGAPWLKEVTEPVTVLVPAYNEEAGIESTVRSLLASDYPRLQIIVIDDGSTDRTAELAEGVGDPRVLVIRKPNGGKAAALNTGLGHASHDILVMVDADTVFEPDAIHHLVQPLAHPAVGAVSGNTKVGNRRGLLAKWQHLEYCFGFNLDRRMFEVLECMTTVPGAIGAFRRDALMGVGGVSDDTLAEDTDLTMALWRAGWRVLYEESAVAWTEVPTSLRQLWRQRYRWCFGTIQSMWKHRGAVLELGVAGRFGRRGLTYLALFQVALPLLAPVIDVFALYGVLFLDPLTSAGVWFGFMAVQLVCAGYALKLDGERVRTLWWMPFQLVVYRQLMYLVVIQSVVAALLGSRLTWHRMKRSGTAAEQIGDLAPYKSLPTR is encoded by the coding sequence GTGAGGGGTCGCCACAAGCAGTCCCGCGACCCGCGAGGTCACTGGCTGCTCCTGATACTCGTCCTGCCCGCGATGTTCGCGGCCCTCCTCTTCGAGGGCTGGACCAACCACGAGGTCGACGCCGCGGACACGCGGTCCGACTGCACCTCACCCGCCCCCGACGCCGTCTCGGGCGGCGGCCCCGTCATCGGGATCAACCGCAACGGCGTACAGACCGGGTCGATGCCCGCCCGCACCGTCGCCCTCACCTTCGACGGCGGCCCCGACCCCCGCTGGACCCCGCGCATCCTCGACCTGCTGAAACAGCACCGGGCCCGCGCGACCTTCTTCCTCCTCGGCTCCCGGGCCGCCCGCCACCCGGACCTCGTGCGGCGGATCCGCGCCGAGGGCCACGAGATCGGCTCCAACACCTACACCGGCGCCGCCCTGGGCGAGACGTCACCGCTCCGCTTCTCCGCCGAACTCGACCTCACGCAGAGCGCGTTGGCGGGTACGGCGGGCCTGCGCACCAATCTGCTGCGGATGCCGCGGACCACCTCGCCCGACACCCTGTGCGGCCGCGAGTGGACAGCGGCACGGCGTGCCACCGACCAGGGCTACGTGCTGGTCGCCGCCGACAAGGCGTCCCGGAAACCGGCACAGGGCCTGGTCCGCCAGCTCAGCCAGACGGCGACCGCCTACCGGGAGACGGGGAAGCTGCTCAGGAACCCGGGCGCCGACCGCTTCACCACCGTCTCGGCCGGGCTCCGGCTGACCCCGTACGAGCCGGTGTCGGTCGTCGAGCGATGGCGCGGTACCGCCCTGATCCGGGCCACCACCCTGGGGCGCGCGTTCTCGAACGCGATGACCTGGACGCTCGGCATCGCGGGCGCTCTCGGAGTACTGCGGCTGCTTCTGCTCGTGCTCTTCGCCCGCGCCCATGTCCGGCGGCTCGAACGCTCCCGGCCCGGCGCCCCCTGGCTGAAGGAGGTGACGGAACCGGTCACCGTGCTCGTGCCCGCCTACAACGAGGAGGCCGGGATCGAGTCCACCGTCCGCTCCCTGCTCGCCTCCGACTACCCCCGGCTGCAGATCATCGTGATCGACGACGGCTCCACGGACCGTACGGCGGAACTCGCCGAAGGTGTCGGCGACCCACGGGTGCTGGTGATCCGCAAACCCAACGGGGGCAAGGCCGCCGCCCTCAACACCGGTCTGGGACACGCCAGTCACGACATCCTGGTCATGGTGGACGCCGACACCGTCTTCGAACCGGACGCCATCCACCACCTCGTCCAGCCGCTCGCGCACCCGGCCGTCGGCGCGGTCAGCGGAAACACCAAGGTCGGCAACCGGCGCGGCCTGCTCGCCAAGTGGCAACACCTGGAGTACTGCTTCGGCTTCAACCTCGACCGCCGGATGTTCGAGGTGCTGGAGTGCATGACCACCGTTCCCGGCGCCATCGGGGCCTTCCGCCGGGACGCACTGATGGGCGTCGGCGGAGTCAGCGACGACACCCTCGCCGAGGACACCGACCTCACCATGGCCCTGTGGCGGGCGGGCTGGCGCGTCCTCTACGAGGAGTCCGCCGTCGCCTGGACCGAAGTGCCCACCTCGCTGCGGCAGTTGTGGCGCCAGCGCTACCGCTGGTGCTTCGGCACGATCCAGTCCATGTGGAAACACCGCGGTGCCGTCCTGGAACTGGGCGTCGCCGGACGCTTCGGCAGGCGCGGACTCACCTACCTCGCGCTCTTCCAGGTCGCCCTGCCGCTGCTGGCGCCGGTCATCGACGTGTTCGCCCTGTACGGCGTGCTGTTCCTCGACCCGCTCACGTCGGCCGGGGTGTGGTTCGGCTTCATGGCTGTCCAACTGGTCTGCGCCGGCTATGCGTTGAAGCTGGACGGCGAGCGCGTACGGACCCTGTGGTGGATGCCGTTCCAACTGGTCGTCTACCGGCAGCTGATGTATCTGGTCGTCATCCAGTCGGTGGTCGCCGCGCTGCTCGGCAGCCGGCTGACGTGGCACCGCATGAAGCGTTCCGGTACGGCGGCTGAACAGATCGGCGACCTCGCCCCGTATAAGAGCCTGCCCACGAGATGA
- a CDS encoding fatty acid desaturase family protein, translating into MTTDTIGRGTDPADDALTTQPPPSGRGSDYAALSREVKRSGLLKRRPVYYSVKVGANLLLLAAGWTAFALIGSSWWQLLTAAFLAVMFTQTAFIGHDAGHHQIAASKGVNNVLGRVHADLLVGLSFGWWISKHTRHHAHPNHVDRDPDIADGAIAFTEDQARVRSGAYAWLARHQAWLFFPMLLLEGLALHVAGVRAMFDGTGARTGRATRLAEASMLTAHLVGYLAALFLVLSPLQAVCFLLVHQGLFGLYMGCSFAPNHKGMPMFGKDDKIDFLRRQVLTSRNIRGHRLTDLALGGLNYQIEHHLFPSMPRPSLRRAQGLVRAFCARHGIAYHETGLLDSYAQVLRHLHAVGGPLRPELEY; encoded by the coding sequence GTGACCACTGACACCATCGGCCGGGGCACCGATCCGGCGGACGACGCCCTGACGACGCAACCACCGCCCAGCGGCCGGGGCAGCGACTACGCCGCACTCTCCCGCGAGGTGAAGCGGAGCGGGCTGCTGAAGCGGCGGCCGGTCTACTACTCCGTCAAGGTCGGGGCGAACCTGCTGCTGCTGGCCGCCGGCTGGACCGCCTTCGCACTGATCGGATCGTCGTGGTGGCAGTTGCTGACCGCCGCCTTCCTCGCGGTGATGTTCACCCAGACCGCCTTCATCGGGCATGACGCCGGCCACCACCAGATCGCCGCCTCCAAGGGTGTCAACAACGTGCTCGGCCGGGTGCACGCCGACCTGCTGGTCGGTCTCAGCTTCGGCTGGTGGATCTCCAAGCACACCCGGCACCACGCCCACCCCAACCACGTCGACCGCGACCCCGACATCGCCGACGGCGCGATCGCTTTCACCGAGGACCAGGCCCGGGTCCGCAGCGGGGCGTACGCATGGCTGGCGCGCCACCAGGCCTGGCTGTTCTTCCCCATGCTGCTGCTGGAGGGACTCGCCCTGCACGTCGCCGGTGTACGGGCGATGTTCGACGGCACCGGTGCGCGGACCGGGCGGGCGACCAGGCTGGCCGAGGCGAGCATGCTGACGGCGCACCTCGTCGGCTACCTCGCCGCCCTGTTCCTGGTGCTGTCCCCCCTCCAGGCAGTGTGCTTCCTCCTCGTGCACCAAGGGCTGTTCGGCCTGTACATGGGCTGCTCGTTCGCCCCCAACCACAAGGGCATGCCCATGTTCGGCAAGGACGACAAGATCGACTTCCTGCGCCGACAGGTACTGACGTCACGCAACATCCGCGGCCACCGGCTCACCGACCTGGCGCTCGGCGGGCTGAACTACCAGATCGAACACCACCTCTTCCCCTCCATGCCGCGGCCCAGCCTGCGCCGTGCCCAGGGACTCGTGCGGGCGTTCTGCGCCCGGCACGGCATCGCGTACCACGAGACCGGACTCCTCGACTCGTACGCGCAGGTGCTGCGGCATCTCCACGCGGTGGGCGGGCCTCTGCGGCCCGAGCTGGAGTACTGA
- a CDS encoding cold-shock protein: MPQGTVKWFNAEKGFGFISPDEGGADIFVHHSAIDTDGFRSLEEDQKVEFTASQGPKGLQADQVRPL; this comes from the coding sequence ATGCCTCAAGGAACCGTGAAGTGGTTCAACGCGGAGAAGGGCTTCGGCTTCATCTCCCCCGACGAGGGCGGCGCCGACATCTTCGTCCACCACTCGGCCATCGACACCGACGGTTTCCGCTCCCTGGAGGAGGACCAGAAGGTGGAGTTCACCGCCAGCCAGGGCCCCAAGGGCCTGCAGGCCGACCAGGTCCGCCCCCTCTGA
- a CDS encoding LCP family protein — MNDGTHHPAGHDRSTGVAEPARPAASRAGRNNSAPPSTRTAPLPGMPSPATPGRTGDGSRPRRAGGGRSPKPRPTGRRRAVRLAVLLLVVLLASTAGTYLWADTKLDQEVDLGALPDRPEGGRGTNYLIVGSDSRDGLSERDRQDLRTGSAEGRRTDSMILLHTGANGTTMLSLPRDSWVTIPPYVRPETGRSYRAEPNKLNAAFSLGGPDLLVRAVERNTGLHVDHYAEIGFAGFVGVVDAVGGVDMCLERDIRDDKSGADLRKGCQTLDGGKALAFVRQRKQEAEGDLGRTRNQQKFLTALAAKAVTPGTLLNPARSFPTLSAGLDTLVVDKDTDLRDLMSLFQAMRGVTAGGGRQINVPVSDPGFATSKGSAVKWDDRRARTLFTELRDDRPVTLPQGK, encoded by the coding sequence ATGAACGACGGGACCCACCACCCGGCGGGCCACGACCGGAGCACGGGCGTGGCGGAGCCGGCCCGCCCAGCCGCGTCGAGGGCGGGACGGAACAACTCCGCCCCGCCCTCGACACGTACGGCACCACTGCCCGGGATGCCCTCGCCCGCCACACCGGGACGGACGGGCGACGGGAGCCGCCCCCGCCGGGCGGGCGGTGGCAGATCTCCCAAACCCCGTCCCACCGGCCGCCGCAGGGCGGTACGGCTGGCGGTCCTGCTTCTCGTCGTGCTGCTCGCTTCCACCGCCGGCACGTACCTGTGGGCCGACACCAAACTCGACCAGGAGGTCGACCTCGGCGCGCTCCCGGACCGACCGGAGGGCGGCAGGGGCACCAACTACCTGATCGTGGGCTCCGACAGCCGTGACGGACTGTCCGAGCGGGACCGGCAGGATCTGCGCACCGGTTCGGCCGAGGGCCGTCGCACCGACTCGATGATCCTGCTGCACACCGGTGCGAACGGCACCACGATGCTGAGCCTGCCGCGCGACTCCTGGGTGACGATCCCGCCGTACGTCCGCCCCGAGACCGGCCGGAGCTACCGCGCCGAGCCGAACAAGCTCAACGCCGCGTTCTCGCTGGGCGGCCCCGACCTGCTGGTACGGGCCGTGGAACGCAACACCGGGCTGCACGTCGACCACTACGCGGAGATCGGCTTCGCGGGCTTCGTCGGGGTGGTCGACGCGGTCGGCGGCGTGGACATGTGCCTCGAGCGGGACATCAGGGACGACAAGTCCGGCGCCGACCTGCGAAAGGGCTGCCAGACCCTCGACGGCGGCAAGGCGCTGGCGTTCGTCCGGCAGCGCAAGCAGGAGGCCGAGGGCGACCTGGGCCGCACCCGCAACCAGCAGAAGTTCCTGACCGCCCTCGCCGCGAAGGCGGTGACTCCCGGGACCCTCCTGAACCCGGCCAGGTCCTTCCCGACCCTCAGCGCGGGCCTCGACACACTCGTGGTCGACAAGGACACGGACCTGCGGGACCTCATGTCGCTGTTCCAGGCGATGCGGGGCGTCACGGCGGGCGGCGGCCGGCAGATCAACGTGCCCGTCTCCGACCCCGGTTTCGCCACCTCCAAGGGCAGCGCCGTGAAGTGGGACGACCGCCGGGCACGGACACTCTTCACGGAGCTGAGGGACGACCGGCCGGTGACCCTCCCGCAGGGAAAGTGA